The following proteins are encoded in a genomic region of Glycine soja cultivar W05 chromosome 17, ASM419377v2, whole genome shotgun sequence:
- the LOC114391998 gene encoding enhancer of rudimentary homolog, which translates to MANRHTIILMQTSQNRATRTFMDYESITQAMDGICALYERKLKELNPTIRNLSYDITDLYNFIDGLADMSALVYDSSIHAYMPHDRQWIKQRTFQHLKKLAH; encoded by the exons ATG GCTAATCGGCACACGATTATTCTTATGCAGACCTCGCAGAACAGAGCAACTAGGACGTTCATGGATTATGAATCCATAACTCAGGCCATGGATG GCATATGTGCACTGTATGAAAGGAAACTGAAGGAGTTGAACCCGACCATAAGAAATCTCTCGTATGACATTACTGATCTCTACAACTTCATAGATGGTCTTGCAGACATGAGTGCCCTAGT GTATGATAGTTCAATTCACGCTTACATGCCGCACGATCGACAGTGGATTAAGCAACGAACTTTCCAACATCTGAAGAAATTAGCACACTGA